From a single Pseudalkalibacillus hwajinpoensis genomic region:
- the araD gene encoding L-ribulose-5-phosphate 4-epimerase: MLEDLKEAVLKANLALPQHELVTFTWGNVSGIDRKAGLVVIKPSGVDYQNLKKEDMVVVDMDGHIVEGKLKPSSDTPTHLILYKAFPNIAGIVHTHSPWATSWAQAGKSIPAFGTTHADYFYGEIPCTRRMSMEEINGEYELETGNVIVELFKSFDPDKVPAVLVDSHAPFVWGKDANHAVHNAVVLEEVAKMASETLRLNPYAEQMDQTLLDRHFLRKHGVNAYYGQK, translated from the coding sequence ATGCTAGAAGACTTGAAGGAAGCTGTACTAAAGGCGAACCTGGCATTACCTCAACATGAATTGGTTACGTTTACATGGGGGAATGTAAGTGGCATTGATCGTAAGGCCGGACTTGTGGTTATTAAGCCAAGTGGAGTAGATTATCAAAATTTGAAAAAAGAGGATATGGTGGTTGTTGATATGGATGGCCATATAGTTGAAGGAAAATTAAAGCCATCATCCGATACACCGACTCACTTGATTCTTTATAAGGCGTTTCCTAATATTGCTGGCATTGTTCATACTCATTCACCCTGGGCAACCAGTTGGGCACAGGCTGGGAAAAGCATTCCGGCTTTTGGTACCACCCATGCAGATTATTTTTATGGAGAAATTCCCTGTACCCGAAGGATGTCCATGGAAGAGATTAATGGGGAGTATGAATTAGAAACTGGAAATGTCATTGTGGAATTATTTAAAAGCTTTGATCCTGATAAAGTTCCTGCAGTACTGGTTGATTCTCATGCTCCTTTTGTGTGGGGGAAGGACGCTAATCATGCGGTCCATAATGCTGTTGTATTAGAAGAAGTAGCGAAAATGGCTTCAGAAACACTTCGATTAAATCCTTATGCGGAACAGATGGATCAAACTTTATTAGACCGTCACTTTTTGCGGAAGCATGGTGTAAACGCTTACTACGGACAGAAATAA
- a CDS encoding ribulokinase, whose amino-acid sequence MTTKYAIGVDYGTGSGRAVLVDLENGIEVADHVTNYRHGVIDERLPGSNVRLEPEWALQHPLDYIDVLTTSVPEVIKQSGIDKNDVIGIGIDFTACTMLPVDELGNPLSLKPELKERPHSWLKLWKHHAAQNEANLLNKIAEQRGEDFLSRYGGKISSEWMIAKIWQVLNEDPDIYHQADRFLEATDWVVLQMTGNVTKNSCTAGYKALWHKDEGYPPKDFFKALDPAMETLVETKLRGEIVPLGTKAGELTEEMAALLGLNPGTAVAVGNVDAHAAVPGVGVVTPGKLVMAMGTSICHMLLGTKETRVEGMCGVVEDGIIPGFFGYEAGQSAVGDIFSWFVDRSVPAYVNDEAKKENITIHEWLENKAVLLKPGETGLLALDWWNGNRSVLVDTELSGLLIGYTLSTKPEEVYRALLEATAFGTRKIVDAFHENGVTVNELYACGGLPQKNNLLMQIYADITNREIKVAASKQTPALGAAMFGAVAAGIERGGYETITEAARKMGHTKEETFKPIPENVRTYEKLYEEYTKLHDYFGRGENDVMKRLKAIKDEKIEVSTVQ is encoded by the coding sequence ATGACTACAAAATATGCTATTGGAGTTGATTATGGTACGGGTTCTGGACGTGCTGTGCTCGTTGACCTTGAGAATGGAATAGAAGTAGCCGATCATGTAACGAATTACCGTCATGGTGTGATCGATGAAAGACTTCCTGGATCGAATGTGAGACTAGAGCCAGAATGGGCTTTGCAGCATCCTCTTGACTATATAGATGTATTGACTACTTCTGTACCTGAAGTTATTAAACAATCTGGAATCGACAAGAACGATGTGATTGGGATTGGGATTGATTTTACTGCTTGCACTATGCTTCCAGTTGATGAACTTGGAAATCCTCTATCTCTTAAACCTGAATTAAAAGAAAGGCCGCACAGCTGGCTGAAATTATGGAAACACCATGCTGCTCAAAATGAAGCAAATCTATTAAACAAGATCGCAGAACAAAGAGGAGAGGATTTTCTTTCAAGATACGGTGGGAAAATTTCTTCCGAGTGGATGATTGCAAAGATTTGGCAAGTACTTAATGAAGATCCTGACATATATCATCAGGCGGATCGGTTCCTTGAAGCGACTGACTGGGTTGTTTTGCAAATGACTGGAAATGTGACGAAGAACAGTTGTACAGCAGGATACAAGGCACTCTGGCATAAGGATGAAGGTTATCCACCGAAGGATTTCTTTAAAGCGCTTGATCCTGCCATGGAGACGTTAGTAGAAACGAAGCTACGTGGAGAGATTGTGCCCCTGGGGACAAAAGCTGGTGAGCTTACTGAAGAAATGGCGGCTTTATTGGGGTTAAATCCTGGTACTGCTGTAGCTGTAGGGAATGTTGATGCTCATGCAGCTGTTCCAGGTGTAGGGGTTGTAACACCTGGAAAGCTTGTAATGGCGATGGGTACCTCAATCTGTCACATGCTGTTAGGAACAAAAGAGACACGAGTTGAGGGGATGTGCGGAGTGGTTGAGGATGGCATTATTCCAGGCTTCTTTGGCTATGAAGCAGGGCAATCTGCGGTTGGTGATATTTTTTCCTGGTTTGTGGATCGATCCGTGCCGGCATACGTCAATGATGAAGCGAAGAAAGAGAATATAACCATTCATGAATGGTTGGAAAATAAAGCGGTTCTTCTAAAACCAGGGGAAACAGGATTACTGGCTCTTGATTGGTGGAATGGTAACCGATCCGTCCTGGTTGATACGGAATTATCTGGTCTTCTTATTGGATATACACTTTCTACAAAACCAGAAGAGGTTTATCGAGCTTTATTAGAAGCTACTGCTTTTGGAACAAGAAAAATAGTAGATGCGTTTCATGAAAACGGCGTTACAGTTAATGAGCTATATGCTTGTGGGGGGTTACCTCAGAAGAACAATCTCCTTATGCAAATTTATGCTGATATCACAAACCGGGAAATTAAGGTTGCAGCTTCTAAGCAAACTCCGGCTCTTGGTGCAGCTATGTTTGGAGCTGTTGCCGCAGGAATTGAACGGGGCGGTTATGAAACGATAACGGAAGCTGCAAGGAAAATGGGGCATACAAAGGAAGAAACCTTCAAACCAATCCCTGAAAATGTAAGGACATATGAGAAGCTCTACGAAGAATATACGAAGCTACACGATTACTTCGGTCGTGGGGAAAATGATGTAATGAAACGTCTAAAAGCTATTAAAGATGAAAAAATAGAAGTTTCAACGGTTCAATAA
- the araA gene encoding L-arabinose isomerase, whose amino-acid sequence MLKTKAYEFWFVTGSQHLYGENAIKQVENHSRHIVTGWEKDGDFPFKIVYKPVLTTADAIRRLCIEANSDENCAGIITWMHTFSPAKMWIAGLSEIKKPLLHLHTQFNRDIPWEEIDMDFMNLNQSAHGDREYGFIGARMNIARKVVVGHWQDQVVKRRISDWMDMSVAYTDGKNLKVARFGDNMREVAVTEGDKVEAQIKFGWSVSGFGVGDLVQRINDVSEREISKLYEEYEEVYEIDPEAHRTPAIRQSILEQARIELGMKAFLEEGGFSAFTTTFEDLHGMKQLPGLAVQRLMEQGYGFGGEGDWKTAALLRMMKIMAQNKGTSFMEDYTYHLEPNNELVLGSHMLEICPTIASTRPKIKVHPLSIGGKQDPARMIFDGDEGAAINASLIDLGHRFRLVINEVNAVKPMDEMPNLPVAKVLWKPEPSLTEAAEAWIHAGGAHHTVFSFKITPEQLYDWSVMADVECVFINQDTKVIPFQNELKWNDIARRLS is encoded by the coding sequence ATGTTAAAAACGAAGGCATATGAATTTTGGTTTGTTACGGGAAGTCAGCATCTTTATGGTGAGAATGCGATTAAGCAGGTAGAGAATCATTCCAGACACATCGTTACAGGATGGGAGAAAGATGGGGATTTTCCTTTTAAAATCGTATATAAACCAGTGCTTACAACAGCTGATGCGATCAGAAGGTTATGTATAGAAGCGAATTCAGACGAAAATTGTGCCGGAATCATAACTTGGATGCATACATTTTCTCCTGCCAAAATGTGGATTGCAGGGTTATCGGAAATAAAGAAGCCGTTACTTCATCTTCATACACAATTTAATCGTGACATTCCATGGGAAGAGATTGATATGGATTTCATGAATTTGAATCAATCAGCTCACGGCGATCGTGAGTATGGCTTTATTGGTGCGCGAATGAATATCGCGCGCAAAGTAGTTGTTGGCCACTGGCAGGACCAGGTAGTAAAGAGAAGAATTTCAGACTGGATGGATATGTCAGTTGCTTACACGGATGGAAAGAATTTAAAGGTTGCACGTTTTGGTGACAATATGCGTGAAGTTGCTGTTACGGAAGGTGACAAAGTAGAAGCTCAGATTAAATTTGGCTGGTCTGTATCTGGTTTCGGTGTAGGTGATCTTGTGCAGCGCATAAATGATGTGAGCGAGAGGGAGATTAGTAAATTGTACGAAGAATACGAGGAGGTGTATGAGATCGACCCTGAAGCTCATCGCACGCCTGCTATCCGTCAGTCAATTCTTGAGCAAGCTCGTATCGAACTTGGCATGAAAGCATTTCTTGAGGAAGGAGGCTTCTCTGCATTTACCACAACCTTTGAGGATCTGCATGGTATGAAGCAGCTGCCAGGTCTCGCTGTTCAAAGACTTATGGAACAGGGGTATGGATTTGGGGGAGAAGGCGATTGGAAGACGGCCGCATTGCTTCGAATGATGAAAATTATGGCGCAGAATAAAGGAACCTCATTTATGGAGGATTATACTTATCATCTAGAACCAAATAATGAGTTGGTTTTAGGTTCACATATGCTTGAAATTTGTCCAACAATAGCTTCAACCAGGCCGAAAATAAAAGTTCATCCATTATCAATTGGGGGTAAACAGGATCCTGCAAGAATGATATTCGATGGAGATGAAGGGGCTGCAATCAATGCGTCGCTCATCGATTTAGGTCATCGTTTTCGTCTTGTTATAAATGAGGTAAATGCCGTGAAACCGATGGATGAAATGCCTAATCTACCGGTAGCAAAAGTATTATGGAAGCCAGAGCCTTCACTAACCGAAGCTGCAGAAGCGTGGATTCATGCTGGGGGAGCTCATCACACTGTTTTCTCATTTAAGATTACTCCTGAGCAATTATATGATTGGTCAGTTATGGCAGACGTTGAATGTGTTTTTATCAATCAAGATACAAAGGTCATTCCTTTTCAAAATGAATTAAAATGGAATGATATTGCTCGTAGACTTTCATAA
- a CDS encoding GntR family transcriptional regulator, which translates to MQTKYNRVKEIIKSKILDGTYIPHQKISSENELIKKFGVSRHTIRLAVGKLVEEGWLYREQGSGTFCAEQSARETISQTKSKKIAIITTYLSDYIFPSIIRGAESYLSHRDFQVSVYSTNNSVENERRILEKILAQKIDGVIIEPTKSAFLNPNLHYYFNLECLNIPYIMINAFYDELEPPSLIMNDEEGGYIQTDHLIQLGHRDILGFFKVDDVQGLKRMKGYIKAHRDHHLLVDPSNIITYNSEEKMTRPVKKLKEIVLRNNLPSAVVCYNDELAIMLLEVFRESNLRVPDDISIVGHDDSFLAQASEVKLTTIQHPKNKMGEDAAKMIIRLINNKVSKTKKDWAEVKTTVYRPVLTINQSTIGRNTEKNTSKLNVQ; encoded by the coding sequence GTGCAGACTAAATACAATAGAGTTAAAGAAATAATTAAGTCTAAGATTTTAGATGGCACTTATATTCCACACCAAAAAATCAGCTCTGAAAATGAATTAATCAAGAAATTTGGGGTGAGTCGTCATACAATTCGATTAGCGGTTGGAAAATTAGTAGAAGAAGGATGGTTATATCGTGAACAGGGCTCAGGAACCTTTTGTGCAGAGCAGTCTGCGCGCGAAACGATTTCTCAAACAAAAAGCAAAAAGATTGCAATTATAACAACTTATCTTTCAGATTATATTTTTCCGTCCATTATTCGTGGAGCAGAATCTTACTTAAGTCATCGAGATTTTCAGGTAAGTGTATACAGCACAAATAATAGTGTTGAGAATGAGAGACGCATTCTCGAAAAAATCTTGGCTCAGAAAATTGACGGAGTAATTATTGAACCTACAAAAAGTGCATTCCTAAATCCCAATTTACATTATTATTTTAATCTCGAATGTCTAAATATTCCTTATATAATGATAAATGCTTTCTACGATGAGCTTGAGCCTCCAAGTTTAATCATGAACGATGAAGAAGGGGGATATATTCAGACAGACCATTTAATCCAATTAGGTCATCGGGATATTCTTGGTTTTTTCAAAGTTGATGACGTACAGGGCTTAAAACGTATGAAGGGATATATCAAAGCTCACCGTGACCATCATCTTCTTGTTGATCCCTCTAATATTATTACCTATAATTCTGAGGAAAAAATGACCAGGCCAGTGAAAAAATTGAAAGAAATAGTTTTAAGGAATAATCTTCCAAGTGCAGTCGTTTGTTATAACGATGAACTTGCCATTATGTTACTTGAGGTATTTCGAGAAAGTAATTTACGTGTCCCTGATGATATATCTATTGTTGGCCATGACGATTCCTTTCTTGCGCAGGCTTCCGAGGTAAAGTTAACAACGATTCAGCATCCGAAAAACAAGATGGGAGAAGATGCTGCGAAAATGATCATCCGATTGATAAACAATAAGGTGTCGAAAACAAAGAAAGATTGGGCGGAGGTTAAAACGACTGTTTATCGACCTGTGCTTACTATTAATCAATCTACTATAGGAAGAAACACAGAAAAGAATACTAGTAAACTCAACGTACAATAG
- a CDS encoding glycoside hydrolase family 43 protein encodes MIEKSVYHNPIVKQRADPWIYKHSDGYYYFTASVPEYDRIEIRKSRTIEGLDAAEPVTAWIKYDEGLLSANIWAPEIHYIEGKWYIYFAAARSTETNNGLFDHRMYVLENSSPDPIEGEWKEKGKIKTKWESFALDATTFEHQGTRYLVWPQKDPDIKGNSNLYISVMKNPWTLSGEQVMIATPEYEWEKIGFLVNEGPAVIKRNGMVFITYSASATDHHYCMGLLFASEDSDLLQSEAWTKHSEPIFQTNEQTSQYGPGHNSFTVSEDGKHDVLIYHARNYKEIEGDPLYDPNRHTRAQIFNWNDKGWPAFGNPEPNRRKPPHQSN; translated from the coding sequence ATGATAGAAAAGTCGGTATACCACAATCCTATTGTTAAGCAAAGAGCGGACCCCTGGATATACAAACATTCAGATGGTTATTATTACTTTACTGCATCTGTTCCAGAATATGACCGAATTGAAATTCGAAAATCACGAACGATTGAAGGACTTGATGCAGCGGAGCCAGTAACTGCCTGGATAAAGTACGATGAAGGACTCCTCAGCGCTAATATTTGGGCTCCGGAAATTCATTATATAGAAGGTAAATGGTATATATACTTTGCGGCTGCCAGAAGTACAGAAACGAATAATGGCTTATTTGATCATCGCATGTATGTGCTTGAAAATTCTTCTCCAGATCCCATTGAAGGGGAGTGGAAAGAAAAAGGGAAAATTAAGACAAAATGGGAATCTTTTGCTCTTGATGCCACAACGTTTGAGCATCAGGGAACAAGATACCTCGTATGGCCGCAGAAAGATCCAGATATCAAAGGCAATTCGAATTTGTATATTTCAGTAATGAAGAATCCCTGGACTCTTTCAGGGGAGCAGGTAATGATTGCAACACCGGAATATGAATGGGAGAAGATTGGGTTTCTAGTTAACGAAGGGCCAGCGGTGATTAAACGAAATGGTATGGTGTTTATTACCTATTCTGCAAGTGCAACAGACCATCATTATTGTATGGGATTATTGTTTGCTTCAGAAGATAGTGACCTTCTACAGTCGGAAGCATGGACAAAGCATTCAGAACCAATTTTTCAGACAAATGAACAAACTAGTCAATATGGACCTGGTCATAATAGTTTTACGGTATCTGAAGACGGAAAACATGATGTTCTCATTTACCATGCAAGAAATTATAAAGAGATTGAAGGCGATCCTTTATATGATCCCAATAGGCACACCAGAGCTCAGATTTTTAATTGGAATGATAAAGGTTGGCCTGCCTTTGGAAATCCTGAGCCTAATCGAAGGAAACCACCTCACCAATCTAATTAA
- a CDS encoding sn-glycerol-1-phosphate dehydrogenase, whose protein sequence is MVDILETIQNKMENCDCGRKHHSIPLERLDIGHNVLSNLSFYIESKDYQFVSIVCDANTFLAAGNQVTDSLNEIGINAYVCTVQTNQLGEVVADEQTLVQVLIDLPYNTDVIIAIGSGTLHDITRFICQQRNVPMISVPTAASVDGFTSAGAPLILKGVKQTIQTVCPIALFADLSILKNAPKRMTAAGYGDMLGKFTSLADWKVSHLLGNEPYCSSAAAITSSALEVCVQQVDEIASLSSKGLHTLMESLITSGVIMMILGNSRPASGAEHHLSHYWEMNYIKQGKRALLHGEKVGVATVIMTAIYRELVKDNAEMELKDKIIMWDEIKEAYSQLPTEEQLMGWLGVLEAPMTTSDLGISESLLSNALSEAHHLRERYTGLKMLNNLHISAIDLYKSVPNPNGSC, encoded by the coding sequence ATGGTTGATATTCTTGAAACTATTCAAAATAAAATGGAAAACTGTGATTGTGGACGTAAGCATCACTCTATTCCGCTTGAACGATTAGATATAGGTCATAACGTTTTAAGTAATCTCTCATTTTATATTGAATCTAAGGATTATCAATTTGTAAGTATTGTATGTGATGCTAATACCTTTCTGGCAGCTGGAAATCAAGTTACTGATAGCCTAAATGAAATTGGCATCAACGCTTATGTTTGTACGGTTCAAACAAATCAACTGGGAGAAGTTGTAGCAGACGAACAAACACTGGTTCAGGTATTAATAGACTTACCGTATAACACTGATGTGATCATTGCAATTGGATCAGGTACTTTACATGATATTACTCGATTTATATGCCAACAGCGAAATGTTCCAATGATTTCGGTTCCAACAGCAGCTTCAGTAGATGGTTTTACATCAGCCGGCGCGCCATTAATATTAAAAGGTGTGAAACAAACAATTCAAACGGTATGTCCTATTGCCCTTTTTGCGGATTTGTCGATATTGAAAAACGCTCCTAAACGGATGACGGCAGCCGGGTACGGTGACATGCTTGGAAAATTTACCTCTCTCGCAGATTGGAAAGTATCTCATTTGTTAGGGAACGAACCTTATTGTTCAAGTGCTGCCGCAATCACTAGTAGTGCTTTGGAAGTTTGTGTTCAACAGGTCGACGAGATCGCAAGCTTGAGCTCAAAGGGGCTTCATACTTTAATGGAATCCCTAATAACTTCGGGAGTGATTATGATGATCCTTGGTAATTCAAGACCAGCTTCTGGGGCTGAGCATCACCTTTCTCACTACTGGGAAATGAACTATATTAAGCAAGGAAAGAGAGCTTTGCTTCATGGCGAGAAGGTTGGGGTAGCTACAGTTATTATGACTGCGATTTATCGAGAGCTAGTGAAAGACAATGCTGAAATGGAATTAAAAGATAAAATCATAATGTGGGATGAAATAAAGGAGGCTTATTCTCAACTGCCAACCGAGGAGCAGCTAATGGGATGGTTAGGAGTTCTAGAAGCTCCAATGACTACAAGTGATTTAGGAATATCAGAGTCTCTGCTTTCAAACGCTCTATCTGAAGCCCACCATCTTCGGGAAAGGTATACCGGGCTTAAAATGTTGAACAACCTTCATATTTCTGCAATCGACTTATATAAGTCTGTACCCAATCCTAATGGTTCATGTTGA
- a CDS encoding SDR family NAD(P)-dependent oxidoreductase, translating to MNILLTGATGFVGKQLTIRLLREGHTVYALVRNERKADNLIKSLPTELQSNLFIMEGNITKDQVGVSRETLGVLKDTIDSVYHIAAYLSFDDSEKESTFHINVNGTRNILELAKAIKTKKFYHVSTAYTLGHQLYASEKLHPINNRFVNYYEESKCHAEHLVFDYKDYFHVSIFRPSIIVGDSKTGEAETTFALYGVIRSFEIMKKRMQRKKETLDGKIKFLCAQHTAQNLVPVDYVINVLMAALEHSRSDKIYHITNSNPPTNQMVFEFLKAGLDFDQVELVPTNYDGELTEQEMKFNEPMKVFRKYLEKTLTFDDSNTKQLLQESNLEPLDMNEDVLRTIISAGR from the coding sequence ATGAATATACTCTTAACAGGTGCCACGGGGTTTGTAGGGAAGCAACTGACGATAAGGCTACTAAGGGAAGGGCATACAGTATATGCATTAGTTCGGAATGAGCGAAAAGCTGATAACTTAATAAAGTCATTACCAACTGAACTGCAAAGCAATTTATTCATTATGGAAGGGAATATTACGAAAGATCAGGTGGGGGTCTCCAGAGAAACGTTGGGTGTATTAAAAGACACCATTGATTCTGTTTATCATATCGCAGCGTATCTTTCTTTTGATGATAGTGAAAAGGAATCAACATTCCATATAAATGTGAACGGTACAAGGAACATATTAGAGCTTGCAAAAGCGATTAAAACAAAGAAGTTTTACCATGTTAGTACGGCGTATACGCTGGGACATCAACTGTATGCAAGTGAAAAGTTGCATCCCATCAATAACCGTTTCGTTAATTACTATGAAGAAAGTAAATGTCATGCCGAACATCTTGTATTTGACTATAAAGATTACTTCCATGTCAGTATTTTCAGGCCATCTATTATTGTTGGTGATTCCAAAACGGGAGAAGCAGAGACAACATTTGCCTTATATGGTGTGATCAGAAGCTTTGAAATCATGAAAAAGAGAATGCAACGGAAAAAGGAAACACTGGATGGGAAGATCAAATTCTTATGTGCTCAACATACAGCTCAGAATTTGGTTCCGGTAGACTATGTAATCAATGTCTTGATGGCTGCCCTGGAGCATTCCAGGAGTGATAAAATTTATCATATTACGAATTCGAACCCTCCTACGAATCAAATGGTTTTTGAATTTTTAAAAGCAGGGCTTGATTTTGATCAGGTTGAATTAGTTCCCACTAATTATGATGGGGAGCTTACAGAACAAGAAATGAAGTTTAATGAACCTATGAAAGTTTTTCGTAAATATTTAGAAAAAACGCTAACCTTTGATGATTCGAATACGAAACAATTACTTCAGGAGAGCAATCTTGAACCCCTTGACATGAACGAGGATGTCTTAAGGACGATCATCTCGGCTGGTAGATAA
- a CDS encoding peptidoglycan-binding protein, whose protein sequence is MVARKNIVRNVVTSTALAGMMFASPVVSEAALGDQTLSYGEKHGDVVELQDVLSAKGYFNYDESTGYYGSITEGAIKQFQKDHGLSVDGIAGPNTFSAIQNVNNGQAQRTLVQGDRGHSVSALQEELGGYYNYTVDGIYGPITAQAVRAFQADNGLSVDGIAGKNTWSALTGGSTPAPKQAANKEAVQTSTTSNSTPAKESNTESKSSEASGQEIQVEATAYTAFCTGCSGVTATGIDLRANPNQKVIAVDPDVIPLGSKVHVEGYGEAIAGDTGGAIQGNRIDLFMADRQDALDFGRKTVTVTVLN, encoded by the coding sequence ATGGTAGCTCGTAAAAACATTGTAAGGAACGTTGTAACATCCACAGCACTAGCTGGAATGATGTTTGCTAGTCCGGTAGTTTCAGAGGCGGCACTAGGAGATCAAACACTTTCTTATGGTGAAAAACACGGCGACGTCGTCGAGTTACAGGATGTACTGTCAGCCAAAGGGTATTTCAACTATGATGAATCTACAGGATACTACGGATCAATTACTGAAGGTGCTATAAAGCAATTCCAGAAAGATCACGGTCTTTCGGTTGACGGCATCGCAGGTCCAAATACATTCTCAGCAATTCAAAACGTAAATAATGGACAAGCTCAACGCACGCTAGTACAGGGTGACCGCGGTCATTCCGTTTCAGCACTACAAGAAGAGCTTGGTGGATATTATAACTACACAGTAGACGGAATTTATGGTCCGATTACAGCACAAGCTGTACGTGCATTCCAGGCTGATAACGGTCTTTCAGTTGATGGTATTGCAGGTAAAAATACGTGGTCTGCATTAACTGGTGGCAGCACTCCTGCACCTAAGCAAGCAGCTAATAAAGAAGCAGTTCAAACATCTACTACTTCTAATTCCACGCCTGCTAAAGAATCAAACACTGAAAGCAAATCTTCAGAAGCGAGTGGACAGGAAATACAAGTTGAAGCAACAGCTTACACAGCATTTTGTACAGGTTGCTCAGGTGTAACAGCTACAGGAATTGATTTGAGAGCTAATCCAAATCAAAAAGTAATCGCTGTTGACCCTGACGTTATCCCACTAGGATCTAAAGTACATGTAGAAGGTTATGGTGAAGCCATTGCTGGTGATACCGGCGGTGCTATCCAGGGAAATCGCATTGATCTATTTATGGCCGATCGCCAGGATGCACTAGACTTTGGTCGTAAGACAGTTACTGTAACGGTGCTTAACTAA
- a CDS encoding YczE/YyaS/YitT family protein — MRNTIIRWAFFFIGLAILGLGIAMTIKGKTFGIGPWDVFHYGLYKQFGLTIGSWSIITGFLLLVFTSLYTKSYPQAGAFLNMLLLGFFIDFFLYILPDPEPLLAQAIVFLAGVIVLGYGIGLYVTSGLGAGPRDGIMLLIVEKTGWRIDWVRNGIEVAILLLGWALGGPVGIGSLLIAYMLGKIIHFALPQCKTVLAYQNPPSPKESSY, encoded by the coding sequence ATGCGTAATACAATCATTCGGTGGGCATTCTTTTTCATAGGTCTTGCCATTCTAGGCCTTGGTATTGCTATGACGATTAAGGGAAAAACATTTGGAATAGGTCCCTGGGATGTTTTCCATTATGGATTATATAAGCAGTTTGGCTTAACAATTGGAAGCTGGTCCATTATTACTGGCTTTCTATTACTGGTTTTTACATCACTTTATACTAAGTCGTATCCGCAGGCAGGGGCATTTCTAAATATGCTGCTTCTCGGATTTTTTATTGACTTCTTTCTATACATCCTCCCTGATCCAGAACCGTTACTTGCACAGGCGATTGTCTTCCTAGCTGGTGTGATCGTACTTGGATATGGTATTGGGTTATATGTTACTTCTGGGCTTGGAGCTGGTCCACGCGATGGGATTATGCTTCTTATTGTTGAAAAGACCGGTTGGAGAATTGATTGGGTTAGAAATGGAATTGAAGTTGCTATACTGTTGCTGGGGTGGGCGCTTGGTGGCCCGGTTGGTATAGGCAGCTTATTGATTGCCTATATGTTAGGGAAAATCATTCATTTTGCACTTCCACAATGTAAAACTGTGCTTGCCTATCAGAATCCGCCTTCCCCAAAAGAATCTTCCTATTAA